The Streptomyces sp. B3I8 nucleotide sequence AGGACTGCGGCCCCGGTCCTAGGTCTCGTCTGGACCCCTGGCCCGATGCGCCGTCGCGAACACGGCAACTACCGTCGTGATCGTGCTCGAAACCTCGCAGATCCCCTCGTCCGTACCGTCGCGGTCCCTCCCCTCCACCCGGCTCCACGGCCCCGGCCTCCCTGCCTCCGGGCATGCTGAAGGGGTGAGCAACGACGAGTTCCGTGCCGCCATGTCCCGCCTGGCCGCGGGCGTGGTCCTGGTGACCGCGCACGAACCGGCATTGGATCCCGAGGGCCCGCGCGGCGAGGACGTGGGCATGACGGCCACCGCCTTCCTGTCGGTCTCCCTCGACCCGCCCCTGGTCCTGGTCAGCCTGCGCGAGGGCTCCCGCATGGACGACCTGCTCGACGAACAGCCGCTGTGGGCGGTCTCGGTGCTCACCGAGAGCCAGCGGCACATCGCGGGACGGTTCGCGATGAAGGGCCGCATCAGCGACCGGCTGCTGTTCGAGGACATCGCGTACGTACGGGGGGAGGCCTCCGGGGCGCCCCTTGTGGGCGGGGCGCTGGCGACCGTGGAGTGCCGCACCGA carries:
- a CDS encoding flavin reductase family protein, with amino-acid sequence MSNDEFRAAMSRLAAGVVLVTAHEPALDPEGPRGEDVGMTATAFLSVSLDPPLVLVSLREGSRMDDLLDEQPLWAVSVLTESQRHIAGRFAMKGRISDRLLFEDIAYVRGEASGAPLVGGALATVECRTEQRVTSGDHTLVIGRVLTATAPDAGAGPLTYFRGRYRTLG